A single region of the Halopiger xanaduensis SH-6 genome encodes:
- a CDS encoding DUF7128 family protein yields MVVQTERDDATWYECETCGLLFDEKSDATEHEKHCDGSDPSYIQ; encoded by the coding sequence ATGGTCGTCCAGACCGAGCGCGACGACGCCACCTGGTACGAGTGCGAAACCTGCGGGTTGCTCTTCGACGAGAAGTCGGACGCAACCGAACACGAGAAGCACTGCGACGGCTCCGACCCGTCGTACATTCAGTAA
- a CDS encoding DUF7508 domain-containing protein yields the protein MPLSKPWRDLDRKTVSSAPDKPGVYELGDGSGTVISVDHGILRDELKTALAYGDAARVRWTATHTREQAREVAAEHRERLE from the coding sequence ATGCCGCTCAGCAAACCCTGGCGCGACCTCGACCGAAAGACGGTCTCGAGCGCCCCCGACAAACCCGGCGTCTACGAACTCGGCGACGGCTCCGGGACCGTGATCTCGGTCGATCACGGCATCCTGCGGGACGAACTCAAGACTGCGCTCGCCTACGGCGACGCCGCGCGCGTCCGCTGGACGGCGACGCACACCCGCGAGCAGGCCCGAGAGGTCGCGGCGGAGCACCGCGAGCGCCTCGAGTAG
- a CDS encoding DUF5796 family protein, which yields MSERSNVAPSTIGVDFVEGGIVVEYLDGRDVFYHGPPKPVAESITTPPGKDVHVLVTDPDGLEGVMTYVNDRDTHDEILESTGVGRVMLEADDEEVLFPGVTVTTEAYSIRVEADLEVVDGRVFIFAEDELSEHAYELVAEGEVDDESEDEADANDADDDRANE from the coding sequence ATGAGCGAGCGCAGCAACGTCGCACCCAGCACGATCGGCGTCGACTTCGTCGAGGGCGGCATCGTCGTCGAGTACCTCGACGGCCGGGACGTGTTCTACCACGGGCCGCCGAAGCCCGTCGCGGAGTCCATCACGACGCCGCCGGGCAAGGACGTCCACGTCCTCGTCACCGACCCCGACGGCCTCGAGGGCGTGATGACCTACGTCAACGACCGGGACACCCACGACGAGATCCTCGAGTCGACCGGCGTCGGCCGGGTCATGCTCGAGGCCGACGACGAGGAGGTACTGTTCCCGGGCGTGACCGTCACGACGGAGGCGTACTCGATCCGCGTCGAGGCGGACCTCGAGGTCGTCGACGGCCGCGTGTTCATCTTCGCGGAGGACGAGTTGAGCGAACACGCGTACGAACTGGTTGCGGAGGGCGAAGTCGACGACGAGAGTGAAGACGAGGCCGACGCGAACGACGCCGACGACGACCGAGCGAACGAGTAA
- a CDS encoding shikimate kinase produces MDGRAVAPAAGTVLNALATGVGSAFAIDLETTASVELTDDGEYVGEVDGQPDADTTLVERCAEFAIDEYAERAGLDPDKVGARVRTESEVPMASGLKSSSAAANATVLATLDALEIAESVERVEACRLGVRAARDAGVTVTGAFDDASASMLGGVTVTDNRGDELLARGEIEWSALVYTPPERAYSADTDVSACERVAPMAKLVEELALEGRYGEAMTVNGFAFCGALEFSTGPMIDALPDVAGVSLSGTGPSYVAVGDEDTLETVQERWADRDGTTRLLETRTDGTQVQ; encoded by the coding sequence ATGGACGGCCGCGCCGTTGCCCCCGCAGCCGGGACGGTTCTCAACGCGCTCGCGACCGGAGTCGGCTCCGCGTTCGCGATCGACCTCGAGACGACAGCGAGCGTCGAACTCACCGACGACGGCGAGTACGTCGGCGAGGTCGACGGCCAACCCGACGCCGACACGACGCTCGTCGAGCGCTGCGCCGAATTCGCGATCGACGAGTACGCCGAACGAGCGGGCTTAGATCCCGACAAAGTTGGCGCCCGCGTGCGAACCGAGAGCGAGGTGCCGATGGCCTCCGGCCTCAAGAGTTCCAGCGCCGCAGCCAACGCGACGGTGCTCGCGACGCTCGACGCCCTCGAGATCGCCGAATCAGTGGAGCGCGTCGAGGCCTGCCGACTCGGCGTCCGGGCGGCCCGCGACGCGGGTGTGACGGTCACCGGCGCGTTCGACGACGCCAGCGCGAGCATGCTCGGCGGCGTCACCGTCACCGACAACCGCGGCGACGAACTGCTCGCCCGCGGAGAAATCGAGTGGTCGGCGCTGGTCTACACGCCCCCCGAGCGGGCCTACAGCGCCGACACCGACGTCTCGGCCTGCGAGCGCGTCGCACCGATGGCGAAACTGGTCGAGGAACTCGCGCTCGAGGGCCGCTACGGCGAGGCGATGACCGTCAACGGCTTCGCCTTCTGCGGCGCCTTAGAGTTCTCGACCGGCCCGATGATCGACGCCCTGCCCGACGTGGCCGGCGTCTCGCTGTCGGGGACCGGACCGAGCTACGTCGCCGTCGGCGACGAGGACACGCTCGAAACAGTTCAGGAGCGGTGGGCCGATCGCGACGGAACGACACGATTACTGGAAACGCGAACGGACGGAACACAAGTACAATGA
- a CDS encoding chorismate mutase, whose protein sequence is MTRESATDGNGSGNGADEESEPRTPDEMSLDELREEIQTIDREIVELIAQRTYVADTIAQVKEEQGLPTTDEKQEQQVMERAGENAEQFDVDANLVKAIFRLLIELNKIEQNHHIRSENDTQWEDE, encoded by the coding sequence ATGACTCGAGAGTCAGCGACCGACGGGAACGGAAGCGGGAACGGAGCCGACGAGGAATCGGAGCCACGAACGCCGGACGAGATGAGCCTCGACGAACTGCGCGAGGAAATCCAGACGATCGACCGCGAGATCGTCGAGCTGATCGCCCAGCGAACCTACGTCGCGGACACGATCGCGCAGGTCAAAGAAGAGCAGGGCCTGCCGACGACCGACGAGAAGCAGGAACAGCAGGTCATGGAGCGAGCGGGCGAGAACGCCGAGCAGTTCGATGTCGATGCGAATCTGGTGAAGGCGATCTTCCGACTGTTGATCGAACTGAACAAGATAGAGCAAAATCACCATATCCGAAGCGAAAACGACACACAGTGGGAGGACGAGTAA
- a CDS encoding winged helix-turn-helix transcriptional regulator: MSEGEGSQGSKRGEGVDESTLFSLLGKAHTLAILNEIVTTDKQSIRFGELQDSLELSPNTLSRRLDELVEVGFLERTQYDEIPPRVEYEETEMVNDLTPVFRGLEIWMERHGSDQLECS; this comes from the coding sequence ATGAGCGAGGGCGAAGGAAGTCAAGGGTCAAAACGGGGCGAAGGGGTTGATGAGAGTACGCTCTTCTCACTTCTCGGGAAGGCACATACCTTAGCAATCCTCAATGAAATTGTCACTACAGACAAGCAGTCGATCCGTTTCGGCGAACTCCAAGATTCGCTCGAACTTTCGCCGAATACTCTCTCTCGACGACTCGATGAACTTGTCGAAGTTGGGTTTCTTGAACGTACACAGTACGACGAAATTCCTCCACGAGTAGAATACGAAGAAACAGAAATGGTAAACGATCTCACGCCAGTTTTTCGAGGACTAGAGATATGGATGGAACGGCACGGATCGGATCAACTTGAGTGTTCCTGA
- a CDS encoding NAD(P)-binding domain-containing protein, giving the protein MKIGMIGAGNVGSTAAQNFVEAGHEVMISNSRGPETLTDLVDDLGSNAHAGTVSEAADFGEVVMEAIPFNAYKSLPADTLGDKIVISASNYYPGRDGLTDVGKTHTDLVADHLEDSRVVKAFNSIYWENLRDGQRLEADPDDRFAIFIAGDDDEAKSVVSSLIEDIGFTPVDTGLLTEGGRHIEPGSPIYTGSLTASEARTRLAALKATVAAYENGYYSPSQEVTIQELADELDMSEESLSEHLRRGTEQLISQYLKSFPFS; this is encoded by the coding sequence ATGAAAATCGGAATGATTGGCGCAGGGAATGTCGGGAGTACAGCCGCTCAGAACTTCGTTGAAGCAGGCCACGAGGTTATGATTAGTAATTCTCGGGGGCCAGAAACACTCACCGATCTCGTTGACGATCTGGGAAGCAACGCTCATGCGGGGACCGTCTCTGAGGCAGCCGATTTCGGCGAAGTCGTCATGGAGGCGATTCCGTTCAATGCATACAAATCCCTCCCTGCGGACACTCTCGGTGATAAGATCGTTATCAGTGCCTCAAATTATTATCCGGGACGTGACGGACTAACCGACGTAGGGAAGACACATACGGACCTCGTTGCGGATCATCTCGAAGACTCAAGAGTGGTCAAGGCATTCAATTCTATTTATTGGGAAAACCTCCGAGACGGACAACGGCTCGAGGCCGATCCGGATGACCGTTTTGCGATATTTATCGCTGGGGATGATGATGAGGCGAAAAGTGTAGTTTCGAGTCTTATCGAAGATATTGGATTCACTCCTGTGGATACAGGTCTACTTACTGAGGGAGGCCGTCACATAGAACCGGGTTCGCCGATCTATACTGGCTCACTGACCGCGAGTGAGGCACGGACGCGGTTAGCGGCACTCAAAGCGACTGTGGCTGCATATGAAAACGGCTACTACAGTCCCTCGCAGGAAGTCACAATCCAAGAACTAGCTGATGAATTAGACATGAGTGAAGAGTCGCTCTCAGAACATCTTCGTCGGGGGACAGAACAACTCATCAGTCAATATCTTAAGTCATTCCCCTTTAGTTAA
- a CDS encoding type II toxin-antitoxin system VapC family toxin — protein MIQDTSFIIDLLRGDENAKRLLDIVEKESRPQKVPSVTVLELYEGVARSQVPETKRERILDVLETKHVVSADQTVMRKAGKLSGELINGGKQLEREDCIIAATALLNDEPIITRNTEHFNRVDDLEVRSY, from the coding sequence ATGATTCAGGATACATCATTTATCATCGACCTATTACGTGGAGACGAAAACGCAAAACGGCTTCTCGACATCGTTGAGAAGGAATCACGGCCACAGAAAGTACCCTCCGTAACGGTGCTCGAACTCTACGAGGGTGTCGCCCGTTCACAAGTGCCAGAAACGAAACGAGAACGTATCCTCGACGTACTGGAAACGAAGCACGTAGTAAGTGCCGACCAAACCGTAATGCGAAAAGCCGGGAAACTCTCCGGTGAACTAATCAACGGCGGCAAGCAGCTCGAGCGGGAGGATTGTATTATCGCAGCAACTGCCCTCCTGAACGATGAGCCGATTATCACGAGAAATACCGAACATTTCAACCGCGTCGATGACCTCGAAGTACGGTCGTACTAG
- a CDS encoding antitoxin VapB family protein: MATKTISLDEEAYERLKARKKEGESFSETVKRLAGERSWNEVAGILSEEEASDLESAIEEGRTRSRERSDRLTAELDEAVGNGKAE, translated from the coding sequence ATGGCGACGAAAACGATTTCACTCGACGAAGAAGCCTACGAGCGGTTGAAGGCTCGGAAGAAAGAAGGGGAGAGCTTCAGTGAAACCGTCAAACGACTCGCAGGAGAACGGTCGTGGAATGAAGTCGCAGGTATCCTCTCCGAGGAGGAGGCTTCGGACCTCGAAAGCGCTATCGAGGAGGGGCGAACTCGCTCGAGAGAACGGAGCGACCGCCTCACAGCGGAGCTAGACGAAGCAGTTGGTAACGGGAAGGCGGAATGA
- a CDS encoding S1C family serine protease, with protein MDRRSRRSVLEVTATGLAAGLAGCASLDDATGDSTDTTGDSIDEPTEPDSNRSNTATGFSTDVFERAETTAKAARDAVVIVRGSNGSTGTGWVLDAAQGYIVTNSHVVIDGRSFTIETFDGETAGATRVGYHQDMIPDVALVQTDSNGLSGLSTGDESALSDGDPLVTIGHPGRYGDWIMSIGRYEDHPAASEWLLSTVPTSQGNSGGPLLTLEGDVVGVVSGTTTGPDDGKDYSKSDDLYAEFPELEELTTSTPISTLLESVETWT; from the coding sequence ATGGATCGGCGATCGCGGCGAAGCGTGCTCGAAGTCACCGCGACGGGGCTCGCTGCGGGACTCGCAGGTTGTGCGAGCCTCGACGACGCGACGGGCGACTCGACCGACACGACGGGCGACTCGATCGACGAGCCGACGGAGCCGGATTCGAACCGATCGAACACGGCCACCGGGTTCTCGACGGACGTCTTCGAGCGCGCGGAAACGACGGCGAAAGCCGCCCGCGATGCCGTCGTGATCGTCCGCGGATCGAACGGCTCCACCGGAACCGGCTGGGTCCTCGATGCGGCGCAGGGCTACATCGTGACGAACTCGCACGTCGTCATCGACGGGCGGTCGTTCACGATCGAAACGTTCGACGGAGAAACCGCCGGTGCGACGCGCGTGGGGTATCACCAGGATATGATTCCGGACGTCGCGCTGGTCCAGACCGATTCGAACGGACTCTCGGGGCTTTCGACCGGCGACGAGTCGGCGCTCAGCGACGGCGATCCGCTGGTGACGATCGGCCACCCCGGGCGGTACGGCGACTGGATAATGTCGATCGGACGCTACGAAGACCACCCGGCGGCCAGCGAGTGGCTGCTCTCGACGGTTCCGACGTCGCAGGGAAACAGCGGCGGCCCGTTACTGACGCTCGAGGGCGACGTCGTCGGCGTAGTCAGCGGAACGACGACGGGGCCGGACGACGGGAAGGACTATTCGAAATCCGACGACTTGTACGCGGAGTTTCCGGAACTCGAGGAACTCACGACGAGCACCCCGATTAGTACGTTGCTGGAATCGGTCGAGACGTGGACGTAG
- a CDS encoding helix-turn-helix transcriptional regulator, protein MLPNTTSGPLEDVEFLVRSEHRVAVLDALAERPRTRADLRARTGASASTISRILRAFEERNWINRAGDRYEATPLGAFVATGLRDLLDRFATERQFRDIWRWLPSADHGFTVEMVRDAVVTVADVDAPYRPVNRFASLLRSTTRFRFVGPDVGLLEPCRDDLRRRILDGMEAEIIDPPSAAGYVRSTYRDHCAAPLESGNLTVRLHDDVPPYGVSIFDDRIAISCCDRTTGTVRVLVDTDSPAAREWAESTFEAYRQEARPLALEPTAG, encoded by the coding sequence ATGCTACCAAATACCACATCCGGGCCGCTCGAGGACGTCGAATTCCTCGTCCGATCGGAACACCGCGTCGCCGTACTCGACGCGCTCGCCGAGCGGCCGCGGACGCGCGCCGACCTTCGGGCGCGGACCGGAGCGTCGGCGTCCACGATCAGCCGGATTCTGCGCGCCTTCGAGGAGCGCAACTGGATCAACAGAGCCGGCGATCGGTACGAGGCGACGCCGCTCGGCGCGTTCGTCGCGACGGGGTTACGGGACCTGCTCGACCGGTTCGCTACCGAGCGGCAGTTCCGGGATATCTGGCGGTGGCTCCCGTCGGCGGACCACGGGTTCACCGTCGAGATGGTCCGCGACGCGGTCGTGACGGTCGCCGACGTCGACGCGCCGTACCGGCCGGTGAACCGATTCGCGTCGCTGCTGCGCTCGACGACTCGGTTTCGGTTCGTCGGCCCCGACGTCGGGTTGCTCGAGCCCTGCAGGGACGACCTTCGACGGCGGATCCTCGACGGCATGGAGGCGGAGATCATCGACCCGCCGAGCGCCGCCGGATACGTCCGCTCGACCTACCGGGACCACTGCGCCGCACCCCTCGAGAGCGGCAATCTCACGGTTCGATTGCACGACGACGTGCCGCCGTACGGGGTGAGCATCTTCGACGACCGGATCGCGATCAGTTGCTGCGATCGGACCACCGGAACGGTTCGCGTCCTGGTCGATACCGATTCGCCGGCGGCGCGCGAGTGGGCGGAATCGACGTTCGAAGCCTACCGTCAAGAGGCGCGGCCGCTCGCCCTCGAGCCGACTGCGGGGTGA
- a CDS encoding universal stress protein — protein sequence MQYLVGTDSVHTTAAICDYLDGRATSDDSVTVVAAVDDETARQDAREALNVAPVRLATVGTVETDVRDGDPASVLPDVADEIDADELVVGARSGNPDATAALGSTAQAVLEAATRPVVVVPVPEL from the coding sequence ATGCAGTATCTGGTCGGCACCGACTCCGTACACACGACCGCGGCGATCTGTGACTACCTGGACGGTCGAGCGACGAGCGACGACTCGGTGACGGTCGTCGCCGCCGTCGACGACGAGACGGCCCGACAGGACGCCCGAGAGGCGCTCAACGTCGCCCCGGTTCGCCTCGCAACCGTCGGTACCGTCGAAACGGACGTCCGAGACGGCGATCCCGCCTCGGTCCTCCCCGACGTTGCCGACGAAATCGACGCCGACGAACTCGTCGTCGGCGCCCGCAGCGGCAATCCGGACGCGACCGCGGCCCTCGGGTCGACGGCGCAGGCCGTCCTCGAGGCGGCGACGCGTCCGGTCGTGGTCGTTCCGGTCCCGGAGCTCTAA
- a CDS encoding DUF7521 family protein gives MSAPVRLDEATLFELLTVASLFLVAIFGTLIAYQAYRGYRRNDAPSMLYLAGGLLLLTLCPFLVNVVITTVTDLEQIVTAFLENVSRLFGLLAIMYSLYGQH, from the coding sequence ATGAGCGCCCCCGTCCGGCTCGACGAGGCGACGCTGTTCGAACTCCTGACCGTCGCGAGCCTCTTTCTCGTCGCCATCTTCGGGACGCTCATCGCCTACCAGGCCTACCGGGGTTACCGTCGCAACGACGCGCCCTCGATGCTCTACCTCGCCGGCGGCTTGTTGTTGCTGACGCTCTGTCCGTTCCTCGTGAACGTCGTGATTACGACCGTGACCGACCTCGAGCAGATCGTGACGGCCTTCCTCGAGAACGTGAGCCGGCTCTTCGGGCTGCTCGCGATTATGTACTCGCTGTACGGCCAGCATTGA
- a CDS encoding ArsR/SmtB family transcription factor has protein sequence MSEETDLSTVLAVLDDEYAREILTHTSVEPMSASTLSDRCDASLPTIYRRLDRLEACRLVTEETELAPDGNHYSVYSANLDHLELSLEDGTFDLEVSYRDEDVADKFTRMWEGMR, from the coding sequence GTGAGTGAGGAGACTGACCTGTCGACGGTGCTCGCAGTCCTCGACGACGAGTACGCGCGGGAGATCCTCACCCATACGAGCGTCGAACCCATGTCTGCCAGTACTTTGAGCGACCGGTGTGATGCGTCCTTGCCGACGATATATCGTCGGCTCGATCGCCTCGAAGCGTGTCGCCTCGTCACCGAAGAGACGGAGCTCGCACCCGACGGGAACCACTACAGCGTCTACAGCGCGAACCTCGATCACCTGGAACTCTCGCTGGAAGACGGGACGTTCGACCTCGAGGTATCGTATCGCGACGAAGACGTCGCGGACAAGTTCACGCGAATGTGGGAGGGGATGCGATGA
- a CDS encoding metal-dependent hydrolase, whose amino-acid sequence MWPWEHAIVGYLVYSLVSRLYYRESPDGPEALAAVVASVLPDVVDKPLAWELEVFETGYALGHSIFFAVPLGIAAGLLTRSLGRTRAGVAFAIGYLLHLPSDILDGYLRGGVVYPEIVLWPVATVPTRSRAQGLFDQFFEFFARYRDELVAGDLSTYRTVQIALAVGAVLVWLADGAPVLRECLAGVKRLVLGLGGRNDRSKAGPGNRE is encoded by the coding sequence ATGTGGCCATGGGAGCACGCGATCGTCGGCTACCTCGTCTACTCGCTCGTGAGTCGCCTCTACTACCGGGAGTCGCCGGACGGGCCCGAAGCGCTGGCGGCCGTGGTCGCGTCGGTGCTTCCCGACGTCGTCGACAAACCGCTGGCCTGGGAACTCGAGGTGTTCGAGACGGGATACGCGCTCGGGCACTCGATTTTCTTCGCGGTGCCGCTCGGGATCGCGGCCGGGCTCCTTACACGCTCGCTCGGACGGACGCGAGCGGGCGTCGCGTTCGCGATCGGCTACCTCCTGCACCTCCCTTCGGACATTCTCGACGGGTACCTCCGCGGTGGCGTCGTATACCCCGAGATCGTCCTCTGGCCCGTCGCGACGGTGCCGACGCGGAGTCGAGCGCAGGGGCTTTTCGACCAGTTCTTCGAGTTCTTCGCCCGGTATCGCGACGAGTTGGTAGCCGGTGATCTCTCGACGTATCGAACGGTCCAGATCGCGCTCGCAGTCGGCGCGGTGCTCGTCTGGCTGGCCGACGGTGCGCCCGTCCTCCGGGAGTGTCTTGCGGGTGTGAAACGCCTGGTCCTCGGACTCGGCGGGCGGAACGACCGCTCGAAGGCCGGTCCCGGCAATCGGGAGTAG
- a CDS encoding polysaccharide deacetylase family protein, whose protein sequence is MTDANRTERRSRPTAAGSRDGTGAVEDPVQRSTRVEEVPRDAEFALCLTHDVDRPYKGVRSLYYATQERPGYHLGTALSGSNPYWQFEEIMRLEAELGVRSAFYFLNEQHLLADRPAREWLSPANWVQHLGRYDVTADEIVDVIRALDDGGWEVGMHGSYHSADDPERLREEKATLESVLGGPIAGGRQHHLRLTVPETWEYHREMGLQYDASLGSPTECGFHEGYHPLRPFDDEFLVFPLTIMDQALPDPAANPDAARRTCERLLLEAANHGATMTVLWHPRFFNEREFPGHRELYRWVVERALDLGGWVGSPGAFCDALEDGRTTATGDDATATAGVEPSDVETEPGLEDEPAEAAQPSTVRGEP, encoded by the coding sequence ATGACCGACGCGAACCGAACGGAGCGGCGCTCCCGGCCGACGGCTGCCGGGAGCCGAGACGGGACCGGCGCGGTCGAGGACCCGGTCCAGCGGAGCACGCGCGTCGAGGAGGTCCCCCGCGACGCCGAGTTCGCCCTCTGTCTGACCCACGACGTCGACCGGCCGTACAAGGGGGTCCGATCGCTGTACTACGCGACCCAGGAGCGACCGGGCTACCACCTCGGAACCGCCCTCTCGGGGTCGAACCCCTACTGGCAGTTCGAGGAGATCATGCGCCTCGAGGCCGAGCTGGGCGTGCGGTCGGCCTTCTACTTCCTGAACGAGCAGCACCTGCTGGCCGACCGGCCCGCGCGGGAGTGGCTCTCGCCGGCCAACTGGGTGCAGCACCTGGGACGGTACGACGTCACCGCCGACGAGATCGTCGACGTGATTCGCGCGCTCGACGACGGCGGCTGGGAGGTCGGCATGCACGGCTCGTACCACTCCGCGGACGACCCGGAGCGGCTGCGCGAGGAGAAAGCGACGCTCGAGAGCGTTCTCGGCGGGCCGATCGCCGGCGGCCGCCAGCACCACCTGCGGCTGACGGTGCCCGAGACGTGGGAGTATCACCGCGAGATGGGGCTGCAGTACGACGCGAGCCTCGGTTCGCCGACGGAGTGTGGCTTCCACGAGGGGTACCACCCGCTGCGGCCCTTCGACGACGAGTTCCTCGTCTTCCCGCTGACGATCATGGACCAGGCGCTGCCGGATCCCGCGGCGAACCCCGACGCCGCGCGCCGGACCTGCGAGCGACTGCTGCTCGAGGCGGCGAACCACGGCGCCACGATGACGGTTCTCTGGCACCCGCGCTTCTTCAACGAGCGGGAGTTCCCGGGCCACCGGGAGCTCTACCGCTGGGTCGTCGAGCGGGCGCTGGATCTGGGCGGGTGGGTCGGCTCGCCCGGCGCGTTCTGCGACGCGCTCGAGGACGGGCGGACGACGGCGACTGGTGACGACGCGACCGCGACGGCGGGCGTCGAACCGTCCGACGTCGAAACCGAACCCGGCCTCGAGGACGAGCCGGCGGAGGCAGCGCAGCCGTCGACCGTGCGGGGTGAACCATGA
- a CDS encoding PGF-pre-PGF domain-containing protein: MTPRARSVAALLMTVLLVCSSVGVAAAQSPATPQEGPAVNAQMQSADSYVVEQGDMCRQIQPLSTNGTVGAFYDYRNHETHPEGVDRLYSSYGTTHLQEENTSALFLHRGTDGVSLVAVHGRLEGETAGGVASFDIVGVPNETEWVVQDDLYDGESNMAQWHRGDGWIGADWIWSESRTDGGAIRGGLNGEFALTVQPAFNEESPFYENESLYDPDFYGNGTVEDWEVLSGDADDPERSSLSLEEPVTIRTGTCDDPSVTYERTDGGIAATIDGATADDQVALQPTSGTNENVTFERVAVSGLDDAGSVTFANERPEGLLASPEGVDSLSHLTMDGDSSVDASATVTFSVNAALLEERGLEPDDVALYEADNESGEWTQVETTVAEESATEYRYTAEVASLEAVTVAESRTDPDTGDSSSMPGFEIGATLGALAALTALWATRGRGRERDR; this comes from the coding sequence ATGACGCCGCGCGCTCGGTCGGTCGCCGCCCTCCTGATGACCGTCCTGCTGGTCTGCAGCAGCGTCGGGGTCGCGGCGGCGCAGTCGCCTGCGACGCCCCAAGAAGGGCCGGCGGTGAACGCGCAGATGCAGTCGGCCGACTCCTACGTCGTCGAGCAGGGTGATATGTGCCGACAGATTCAGCCGCTCTCGACCAACGGCACGGTCGGGGCGTTCTACGACTACCGGAACCACGAAACACACCCCGAAGGCGTCGATCGACTTTACAGTTCGTACGGAACGACCCATCTGCAGGAGGAGAACACGAGCGCCCTCTTCCTCCACCGCGGGACCGACGGCGTGAGTCTCGTCGCCGTTCACGGCCGCCTCGAGGGCGAGACGGCCGGCGGCGTCGCCTCGTTCGACATCGTCGGCGTGCCAAACGAGACCGAGTGGGTCGTCCAGGACGACCTGTACGACGGCGAGTCGAACATGGCCCAGTGGCACCGCGGCGACGGCTGGATCGGCGCGGACTGGATCTGGAGCGAGTCCCGCACCGACGGCGGCGCGATCCGGGGCGGGCTCAACGGCGAGTTCGCCCTGACGGTGCAGCCGGCGTTCAACGAGGAATCGCCGTTCTACGAGAACGAGAGCCTCTACGACCCGGACTTCTACGGGAACGGGACGGTCGAGGACTGGGAGGTTCTCTCCGGCGACGCCGACGACCCCGAGCGGTCGTCGCTCTCGCTCGAGGAGCCGGTGACGATCCGAACCGGCACCTGCGACGACCCCTCCGTCACGTACGAGCGCACCGACGGCGGCATCGCCGCGACGATCGACGGCGCGACGGCGGACGATCAGGTCGCCCTGCAGCCGACCAGCGGGACGAACGAGAACGTCACGTTCGAGCGCGTCGCCGTCTCCGGCCTCGACGACGCCGGGTCCGTGACGTTCGCGAACGAGCGGCCCGAGGGGCTACTCGCGTCGCCCGAGGGGGTCGACTCGCTGTCGCACCTGACGATGGACGGCGACTCGAGCGTGGACGCCTCGGCGACCGTCACGTTCAGCGTCAACGCCGCCCTGCTCGAGGAACGCGGCCTCGAGCCCGACGATGTTGCGCTCTACGAGGCCGACAACGAGAGCGGCGAGTGGACGCAGGTCGAGACGACCGTGGCCGAGGAATCGGCGACCGAGTACCGGTACACCGCGGAAGTCGCGTCGCTCGAGGCGGTGACGGTCGCGGAATCGCGGACGGACCCGGATACCGGCGACTCGAGTTCGATGCCCGGCTTCGAGATCGGCGCGACCCTCGGCGCCCTCGCGGCGCTGACCGCGCTGTGGGCCACTCGAGGTCGAGGGCGCGAACGCGATCGGTGA